GAACGGAATTTCAATTCCCGCTTGCCGTAACTCACGTTCGATCGCCGTGAGCACATCGTGGGTGGCAGGAACTCGTTGATTCACACCCGCGACGAAGAAACGCGCCTCCAAATCGAGGGAACTGTCGCCGAAAGCGAGGAAGAATACGCTGGGGGCGGGGTCCGCGAGGACGTAGGTCACTGAACGTACTGCTTTCAAGATCAATTCGCAGGTAGCCGCGGTGTCGGATCCATAGGCGACGCCAACCTTCAGCGCGACCCGCGTAATAGGATCACTCAGAGTCCAGTTGATGACTCGCTCCGTGATGACGGCCTTGTTCGGTATCACCACCTCCTTGCGATCGAAGTCGGTCACTGTCGTGGCACGCGCCTGCACACGGGTCACGACGCCGGTCAGGTCTCCCACAGTCACGGTATCGCCGATGCGGATCGGCCGCTCGAACAATATGATCAAACCGGAGACGAAATTTGCGAAGATCTCCTGCAGGCCGAACCCGAGGCCTACGCCCATGGCCGCGACCAGCCACTGAATCCGGGACCAACTGCCACCCAGCACACTGAACACCGTCATCACCGCCCCACCCACAATGACGTAGCGGGCCACGGCCTTGATCGCATAGCGGCTGCCTCCTGAGAGCCGCCCCCGCTCCGGAAACGCGATTTCAAGGAAGCCCCCGATGTTTTTGACCGCAATGACTGCGACAGATCCTATCGCCAGGGCGAGCATGACGCCCCCGACGGTTACGGCGCGCTCGACCGTTTGCCCCTCCTCGACATCGGCATAGGTCCAGAGAGAAATCTCGTTCAGCAGGCTCAGACCTGGCAATGCGCCGCGCCAGACCACCAGCACACCAACCACCAGCAGGATGGCGGACAAGGCGCGCAACAACTGCGTCGCCTGGGCTCCGATCGATGCGAGGTCGGGTCGGTCCAGGTTCTTGCGCACTCCATCGATGAGGACTCCTACTTCTCGATCCATGCCTTGCTTCCGCTCAAGGTCGTCGCGCTGATCGCGCAACCACCGCGCTCCCAACGTATGGAACAGGGCGATCGCTGCCGCAGTCAGGCAGCTGATCAGCGTGAGCCGGCCGAAGACCTGCGCCGCATGGTAGTAGCCAACAGCCGACAGCACCGCGAGTGCAAGCGGCACCACACACGCGAACATATAGATGGCATACTTCATGACCATGCCCCGGCCCTCTGCCCTGGGACCGAAATACCGCGTGAGAACTCGGCCCCCGGCCGGAAGGTCACGCCGATCACTCCGGCGCATACGATAAGGGCCAGCATATGGGTTAGCCGCCCCAGCGAGGCCCGCACTATGGGGTCATCGTACTGGGATGCGACCAGGTTGATGAAGCCAAGCGGCACCACGAGGAACGTGAACACGCGTGTTGCGCGTCGCAACACACGCACCGACCGGGCGTCGCGTCCGAATTGCAGTTCGGCAATGCCACCGGGCCGAAACAGCCGCGAGAAGAACATCCCTACGAGTACCCCCCACGCGGTGAGGCTGAGTGCTTCACCGACGGCATGAGCAAATTCCGAAGCCGTCGACGAGGCGACGATCAGGTTACCGATCGTCCAGATCGCTAGCGGCAGCGGCACGACGACGAGCAGCGCTGTCCCAAGGGCCTGCA
The sequence above is drawn from the Cupriavidus sp. D39 genome and encodes:
- a CDS encoding mechanosensitive ion channel domain-containing protein translates to MKYAIYMFACVVPLALAVLSAVGYYHAAQVFGRLTLISCLTAAAIALFHTLGARWLRDQRDDLERKQGMDREVGVLIDGVRKNLDRPDLASIGAQATQLLRALSAILLVVGVLVVWRGALPGLSLLNEISLWTYADVEEGQTVERAVTVGGVMLALAIGSVAVIAVKNIGGFLEIAFPERGRLSGGSRYAIKAVARYVIVGGAVMTVFSVLGGSWSRIQWLVAAMGVGLGFGLQEIFANFVSGLIILFERPIRIGDTVTVGDLTGVVTRVQARATTVTDFDRKEVVIPNKAVITERVINWTLSDPITRVALKVGVAYGSDTAATCELILKAVRSVTYVLADPAPSVFFLAFGDSSLDLEARFFVAGVNQRVPATHDVLTAIERELRQAGIEIPFPQRDVHLKSAFPAPTAHDAVQWRENAASAGATASGKSMSHKP